A window of the Sabethes cyaneus chromosome 1, idSabCyanKW18_F2, whole genome shotgun sequence genome harbors these coding sequences:
- the LOC128745784 gene encoding uncharacterized protein LOC128745784, with the protein MFDDIKLCLMDLIKVSSPKSKKSLQDMSAGYSVDFMKKYNDINIIHFNENMSMVNKLENVRFSPSNYTNLFKTNPLLEGKRSKTFREWGVESASFDFSSDDRDTMTMTSYSHYSSDEAKCCLLPPKAMDHRKPPAIISNSIDEEDDDDDGIIMNHYSLEECLAGGLVSQLDSFCTLCTSSFSFSNCNNCEKSACGSKCSADSSSTTIDEAELSCVCLQKHG; encoded by the coding sequence ATGTTCGACGACATCAAATTGTGCCTGATGGACCTGATCAAGGTCAGCAGTCCGAAGTCGAAAAAATCTCTCCAAGACATGTCGGCCGGATATTCGGTTGACTTTATGAAAAAATACAATGACATCAATATCATACACTTCAACGAAAACATGTCGATGGTTAACAAGCTGGAGAATGTTCGTTTTTCACCCTCAAACTATACGAACCTATTCAAAACGAACCCGCTACTGGAGGGCAAACGGAGCAAAACGTTCCGCGAGTGGGGCGTCGAGAGTGCCAGTTTCGATTTTTCCTCTGATGATCGCGATACGATGACGATGACAAGCTATTCGCACTACTCGAGCGACGAGGCCAAATGCTGCCTTTTGCCACCGAAGGCGATGGACCACCGAAAACCGCCCGCTATAATTAGCAACAGCATCGACGAGgaggatgatgatgacgatggcaTCATAATGAACCACTACAGCCTAGAGGAGTGCCTGGCGGGTGGCTTGGTGTCGCAGCTGGATTCATTTTGTACACTTTGCACCTCTTCGTTCAGCTTTAGCAACTGCAATAACTGCGAGAAATCGGCCTGCGGTTCGAAATGCAGCGccgacagcagcagcaccacGATCGACGAAGCCGAGCTTTCCTGTGTGTGTTTGCAGAAGCACGGGTAA